Within Actinoplanes sp. L3-i22, the genomic segment GGTCGTGGTCTACGCCTCGCTGTCCGGCACGGTGCCGCAGCCGGCCGCCGCGCTGGCCTGCGCCCTGGTCGCCGGTTGCGCCGCGATCCGGCTGGCCCGCTTCAACGTCTCGCCGAAGGACGGCCGCTTCTTCTGCGGCGTCCCGACCACGATGGCCGCGGCGGTCCTCGCCCTCGCGGTGCTGATCGGCCTCCCGTTGCCCGGCCCGGCCGTGCTCGCCGGGGTCGCGCTGCTGGCGTTCGCGATGGTGTCGAGCTTCCCGTACGCGAAGCTCGCCCGGATCGTGAAGTTCCCGCCGTGGCTGTGGCTGCTCCCGGTGGTCGGCGCGCTCGTCGAGCCGCGCATGACGTTCGTGCTGATCGTCGCGACGTACCTGGTCAGCGGCCCGATCCTGTGGGTCCGCGCCAAGCGCGCCTGACGCCCGTTCCTCGGAAAAGCCGCCTCTTCGGAGGCGGCTTTTTTTGCTTTCTCACCCGCCGCCCCGGTCCAGCTCAACCCTTGCTTCGGTACGTCGTGAAAAAGTTCTGACCGGGTGTCGACTGGGCCGCCCGCCGTTCGACGCACCGGTGAGAAGGCACCTTGAGATGAGGAGACAGCGATGCGGTTCATGGTGATCCTGAAGGCCACCGCCGAGAGCGAAGCCGGCGTCCCGCCCACCACCGAGGACTTCGAGACGATGGGCGCGTTCATCGAGGAGCTGATGGACGCGGGTGTGCTGCTGGCCGCCGACGGTCTGCACCCCAGCTCGATCGGCGCCCGGATCTACTTCGACGGCGAGCAGAAGACCGTGGTGGACGGGCCGTTCACCGAGACCAAGGAGCTGATCGCCGGCTACTTCCTGATCGAGACGAAGTCGCTCGAGGAGGCTGTCGAGTGGTTCAAGCGCTACCCGATCCTGCGCCCGGGCCAGGGGGCCAACCTGGAGATCCGGCGGGTCGCCCAGGCCGAGGACTTCGGCGACGAGTTCACCCCGGAGCAGCGTGAGGCGGTAGCCCGCCGGGACGCGGCAGCAGCCGGCAACAGCTGATCAGCTTCGCGCCGGCGGGCCAACAACTGATCGGCCTCGCGCTGGCGGCGGCCAACCGCGGGTCGGCTCGGTGGCGGGGTGTGGCGGTGGTCGGCGACGGCTGGGCGGTGGGTTTGCGCCTGATTGCGCGGTGGGGTAGACGAGGGCATGGCCACTGACACCCACCGTGCGATCGAGGCGGTCTGGCGGATCGAGTCGGCCCGGCTCGTCGCCGGCCTGACCCGGCTCGTCCGGGACATCGGCGTAGCCGAGGAGCTGGCGCAGGACGCGCTGGTCGCGGCGCTGGAGCAGTGGCCGGCGGACGGCGTGCCGCGCAACCCGGGCGCGTGGCTGATGACCATCGCCAAGCGCCGCGCCATCGACCAGATCCGGCGCGACGTGACCTTCCACCGCAAGATCGCGGAGGTCGGCCGGGACCTCGCGGAGGCCGTCCCGGACATCGGCGTGCAGGTGGCCGAGGACGACGGCATCGGCGACGACCTGCTGCGGCTGGTGTTCGTGGCCTGCCACCCAATACTGTCCGCGGAGGCCCGGGCCGCGCTGACCCTGCGGTTGTTCGGCGGCCTGACCACCGACGAGATCGCCCGGGCGTTCCTGGTGCCGGAGCCGACCGTGGCACAACGGATCGTGCGCGCCAAGAAGACCCTGGCCACCGCACGGGTCCCGTTCGAGGTCCCGCGCGGCGACGAACTGGCGGCCCGGCTCGCATCGGTGCTCGAGGTGGTCTACCTGATCTTCAACGAGGGCTATTCGGCGACCGCCGGCGACGACTGGATGCGCCCGGAACTGTGCGCGGACGCCCTACGCCTGGGCCGGATCCTGGCCCGCCTCGCCCCGCGCGAACCCGAGGTACACGGCCTGGTCGCGCTGATGGAGATCCAGGCCTCCCGGGCAGCCGCCCGCACCGGCCCCACCGGCGAGCCGATCCTGCTCGCCGACCAGAACCGAGCCCGCTGGGACCACCTACTGATCCGCCGCGGCCTGGCCGCCCTGGCCCGAGCCGAAACCCTGACCACCCCCTCAACCCAGCCGGAGCCCACAGCCTCGGCTTCAACCCGGCCGGACTCAACCCGGCCGGAGCCCGCAGCCTCGGCTTCAACCCGGCCGGAGCTCGCAGCCTCAGCGCGATCGGAGCCCGCAGCCTCCGCCTCGGCGCTGCCGGATTCCGCGGCCTCCGGTTCTGCCCGGGCCGGCGGTCACCCCGGCCCGTATTTTCTGCAGGCTGCCATCGCTGCCTGTCATGCCCGGGCCCGCCGCTTCGAGGGCACCGACTGGGTGCGGATCGC encodes:
- a CDS encoding RNA polymerase sigma factor; protein product: MATDTHRAIEAVWRIESARLVAGLTRLVRDIGVAEELAQDALVAALEQWPADGVPRNPGAWLMTIAKRRAIDQIRRDVTFHRKIAEVGRDLAEAVPDIGVQVAEDDGIGDDLLRLVFVACHPILSAEARAALTLRLFGGLTTDEIARAFLVPEPTVAQRIVRAKKTLATARVPFEVPRGDELAARLASVLEVVYLIFNEGYSATAGDDWMRPELCADALRLGRILARLAPREPEVHGLVALMEIQASRAAARTGPTGEPILLADQNRARWDHLLIRRGLAALARAETLTTPSTQPEPTASASTRPDSTRPEPAASASTRPELAASARSEPAASASALPDSAASGSARAGGHPGPYFLQAAIAACHARARRFEGTDWVRIAELYERLAQVAPSPVVELNRAVALSMAYGPAVGLALLDQLMAFPALRNYHLLPSARGDFLAKLGRHAEARLEFERAASLTRNERERTLLLNRARASPAAEVGANEPPVEPSGHRRAPARPS
- a CDS encoding YciI family protein: MRFMVILKATAESEAGVPPTTEDFETMGAFIEELMDAGVLLAADGLHPSSIGARIYFDGEQKTVVDGPFTETKELIAGYFLIETKSLEEAVEWFKRYPILRPGQGANLEIRRVAQAEDFGDEFTPEQREAVARRDAAAAGNS